In Candidatus Binataceae bacterium, one DNA window encodes the following:
- the purH gene encoding bifunctional phosphoribosylaminoimidazolecarboxamide formyltransferase/IMP cyclohydrolase has protein sequence MDDEVKITRALLGVWDKQGLPELAAVLRRHGVELISTGGTQSALEKAGLAVTGVGDFTGSPELLDGRVKTLHPRIHGGILARRDLPEHQRQMSEHGLVPIDLVVVNFYPFERVTSEPDCKLELAVENIDIGGPAMVRAAAKNYAHVAVVVDPADYPALTQELDSRGGRLSMATRWRLACKAFEWVAQYDCAIANYLSAQREQGPMGESFSLTLRRAQALRYGENPHQQAALYGDFNRQVEQLHGRELSFNNVVDINWAVNLILDFADEPNAVVAILKHNTPCGVGLAADLKSAWDKAFKTDPDSPFGGIIISNRAWDLPLAQAVDEIFTEVLIGPDFAPQALEFLRKKKNRRVMRFHRELIDPHQLDLKRVLGGLLIQTPDLAIEEPRQAKLVTRRAPTEAELRALAFGLRVCKHTKSNAVVFAHEDRTMAVGGGATSRIDPLWAAQEKAARLGISLKGTVLASEAFFPFPDGPELAARAGATAIIQPGGSNRDDEVIAAADRLGLAMLFTGVRHFRH, from the coding sequence ATGGACGACGAGGTCAAGATTACCCGCGCCCTGCTGGGGGTGTGGGACAAACAGGGCTTACCCGAATTGGCTGCGGTCCTGCGCCGCCACGGCGTCGAGTTGATCTCTACTGGGGGCACCCAAAGCGCGCTGGAGAAGGCCGGTCTCGCGGTGACTGGAGTCGGCGACTTCACCGGCTCTCCCGAGTTGCTCGATGGCCGGGTCAAAACCCTTCATCCGCGGATTCATGGCGGTATTCTGGCCCGGCGCGACCTGCCCGAGCATCAGCGTCAGATGAGCGAGCACGGGCTGGTGCCGATCGACTTGGTCGTGGTCAATTTCTATCCCTTCGAGCGGGTAACCTCCGAACCTGATTGCAAACTGGAGCTAGCGGTTGAAAATATCGATATTGGTGGCCCGGCCATGGTGCGGGCGGCGGCCAAGAACTATGCGCATGTAGCGGTGGTGGTCGATCCGGCGGATTATCCCGCACTGACCCAAGAGCTGGACAGCCGCGGCGGCCGCTTGTCGATGGCGACCCGCTGGCGGCTGGCCTGCAAGGCTTTCGAGTGGGTGGCCCAGTACGACTGCGCGATCGCCAACTATCTCAGCGCGCAGCGCGAGCAGGGGCCGATGGGCGAGAGCTTCAGCCTGACTTTGAGGCGCGCGCAGGCGCTGCGCTACGGCGAAAATCCCCATCAACAGGCGGCGCTTTACGGTGACTTCAATCGCCAGGTCGAGCAGCTTCACGGCCGCGAGCTGTCCTTCAACAACGTGGTGGACATCAACTGGGCGGTCAATCTGATCCTGGATTTTGCCGACGAACCTAACGCCGTGGTGGCGATCCTCAAGCACAATACTCCGTGCGGAGTGGGGTTGGCCGCCGATCTGAAATCGGCGTGGGACAAGGCGTTTAAAACCGATCCGGATTCCCCCTTCGGTGGCATCATCATAAGCAATCGGGCCTGGGACCTGCCGTTGGCGCAGGCGGTCGATGAAATTTTCACCGAAGTCCTGATCGGTCCCGATTTCGCACCGCAGGCGCTGGAATTTTTGCGCAAAAAGAAAAATCGGCGGGTGATGCGCTTCCATCGCGAGCTTATCGATCCCCATCAGCTCGACCTCAAGCGGGTGCTGGGCGGGTTGCTGATCCAGACTCCCGATTTGGCGATCGAGGAGCCGCGCCAAGCCAAGTTGGTGACCCGGCGCGCGCCTACCGAAGCGGAATTGCGCGCGCTCGCTTTCGGCCTGCGGGTGTGCAAGCACACCAAATCCAACGCCGTGGTCTTTGCCCACGAGGATCGCACGATGGCTGTGGGTGGCGGTGCCACCTCGCGTATCGATCCGCTGTGGGCGGCCCAGGAAAAAGCCGCTCGCTTGGGGATCTCGCTCAAGGGCACGGTGCTGGCCTCGGAGGCCTTTTTTCCCTTCCCTGATGGGCCCGAGCTGGCGGCGCGAGCCGGCGCCACGGCGATTATCCAGCCGGGCGGTTCCAACCGCGACGACGAGGTGATTGCCGCCGCCGATCGCCTGGGTCTGGCGATGCTGTTCACTGGCGTGCGCCATTTTCGCCATTAA
- the purD gene encoding phosphoribosylamine--glycine ligase, which translates to MPPPIAWVWRCCSLACAIFAINMRVLVVGKGGREHALVWRLHQSPSVRQLFCTAGNPAIDALAEPVPCAPENIVALAEFAAAHQIDLTVVGPEEPLARGIGDEFAARGLTLLGPSKAAAQLEASKVFAKQIMAEAKVPTAAFESFEDASAARRYVISQGGPLVVKADGLAAGKGVTVCNRTEEALAAIDEMMERRIFGAAGARLLIEERLVGQELSCFALCDGTQALAIGSAQDHKALLENDRGPNTGGMGAYSPVLQFAAGLEAQVVHEIFEPTLAAMAARGHPFRGILFAGLMIVDGHPKVLEFNVRLGDPEAEVLMLRCQGDLARALLSAAHGQLESSHFTLSPKAAVAVVLTAPGYPGAYPKGLPISGLELIEGPSAVKVRWAAEQTRVKVFHAGTALESGRLVSDGGRVLVVCALAPGLAQARAAAYEAAEMIDFSGKHFRRDIGAKALG; encoded by the coding sequence TTGCCGCCGCCGATCGCCTGGGTCTGGCGATGCTGTTCACTGGCGTGCGCCATTTTCGCCATTAACATGCGCGTCCTGGTGGTAGGCAAAGGTGGCCGCGAACATGCGCTGGTCTGGCGACTGCATCAGAGTCCCAGCGTGCGGCAGCTCTTTTGCACCGCCGGCAACCCGGCGATCGACGCCCTGGCCGAGCCTGTCCCCTGCGCCCCCGAAAATATCGTTGCGCTGGCCGAATTCGCCGCCGCGCATCAGATCGATTTGACCGTCGTGGGACCCGAGGAGCCGCTGGCGCGTGGGATCGGCGATGAGTTCGCGGCGCGAGGCCTGACTCTGCTGGGGCCTTCCAAGGCCGCCGCGCAACTGGAAGCCAGCAAAGTTTTCGCCAAACAAATCATGGCCGAGGCCAAGGTGCCGACCGCGGCCTTCGAGAGCTTCGAGGATGCCTCCGCGGCGCGCCGGTACGTTATCAGCCAGGGCGGCCCTTTGGTGGTCAAGGCCGATGGTCTGGCGGCGGGCAAAGGGGTCACGGTCTGCAACCGCACCGAGGAGGCGCTGGCCGCGATCGACGAGATGATGGAGCGGCGAATTTTCGGCGCCGCTGGTGCGCGGCTGCTGATCGAGGAGCGGCTGGTGGGGCAGGAGCTGTCATGCTTTGCACTGTGCGACGGGACGCAGGCACTGGCGATCGGCAGCGCCCAGGACCATAAAGCGTTACTGGAAAATGATCGCGGTCCCAACACCGGCGGGATGGGCGCTTATTCGCCAGTGCTGCAATTTGCAGCCGGCTTGGAAGCTCAAGTCGTGCATGAGATTTTCGAGCCGACCCTGGCGGCGATGGCGGCGCGTGGCCATCCCTTCCGCGGTATCCTGTTTGCCGGCCTCATGATCGTTGATGGCCATCCCAAGGTGCTGGAGTTTAATGTTCGCCTGGGCGATCCGGAGGCTGAAGTTTTAATGCTGCGCTGCCAAGGCGATTTGGCCCGGGCCCTGCTCAGCGCCGCTCACGGCCAACTGGAGTCTTCCCATTTCACGCTCAGTCCGAAAGCCGCCGTAGCGGTAGTGCTCACGGCTCCCGGTTATCCCGGTGCTTATCCCAAAGGGCTGCCGATCAGTGGGTTGGAGCTGATCGAAGGGCCCTCTGCGGTGAAAGTGCGATGGGCTGCCGAACAAACCCGGGTCAAAGTTTTCCACGCCGGCACTGCGCTTGAGAGTGGCCGCCTGGTCAGCGACGGTGGTCGCGTGCTGGTAGTATGCGCGCTGGCGCCGGGCTTGGCGCAAGCGCGCGCGGCCGCCTACGAAGCGGCCGAAATGATAGACTTTTCGGGCAAGCACTTCCGCCGCGATATCGGGGCCAAAGCACTGGGCTGA